In Paenibacillus hexagrammi, the following are encoded in one genomic region:
- a CDS encoding RICIN domain-containing protein, which translates to MSSASYFGSKVHATVWGVDNTGLNPSSGPYFVQEGDYNVTNGQITVPISNMKALSAYHMIITPATSLSSTNTTTRYEAEYADLSGSAHITYGSNTGYSGTYFVEGYGGTNNAETNFVVTAPNNGYYNVTLRYSAGPIGSAPSNRSTRVMVNGAQLVDAALTGTSDWNTWNSKTMTMFLTAGINRINFNAYTSDDSDAINIDCIDVTPSSAGQVNSYEAEATGNTLGGTAVVTSDTAASGGKYVGFIGAGASNTLQFNNVTVPTSGQYRMVVTYANGELGSGASNYNSNIVDRYADISVNNGSPRKVYFRNTLGWSNYRTTVVNVSLNAGSNTIKFSNSSSGYAPNIDTIQIAAPVTSQFDPNANYKLINKNSGKLLDVYQASGADGANVIQSTDNGGLNQKWGLVTTSDGSYKFVNRNSSKLLDVYGLSTADGGNADQWADNGGANQHWQIVDIGGGYYKLINVNSVKLLDVYGASTADGANVNQWADNDGANQAWMITP; encoded by the coding sequence TTGAGCTCCGCTTCTTATTTCGGCAGCAAGGTCCATGCTACTGTGTGGGGCGTTGATAACACTGGTTTGAATCCATCCAGTGGACCTTATTTCGTCCAAGAAGGCGATTATAATGTGACTAACGGGCAAATTACGGTTCCCATTTCAAACATGAAAGCGCTGTCTGCCTATCACATGATCATTACGCCGGCTACAAGTTTATCATCAACCAATACAACAACTCGTTATGAAGCAGAATATGCCGATTTGAGCGGAAGCGCACATATAACCTATGGATCGAATACAGGTTACTCGGGGACTTATTTTGTAGAGGGATATGGAGGTACAAATAATGCAGAAACTAACTTTGTTGTTACGGCTCCCAACAATGGCTATTATAATGTGACTCTGCGTTATTCGGCTGGTCCGATAGGAAGCGCTCCCAGCAATCGAAGTACGCGGGTGATGGTAAACGGCGCACAATTGGTAGATGCGGCACTTACCGGTACCTCTGATTGGAATACGTGGAATAGTAAAACGATGACCATGTTCCTTACTGCCGGAATCAATCGCATCAACTTCAATGCTTACACATCCGATGACAGTGATGCCATTAATATCGACTGTATCGATGTGACTCCTTCAAGTGCAGGGCAGGTAAACAGCTATGAAGCGGAAGCGACAGGCAATACCTTAGGCGGCACAGCAGTAGTTACTAGCGATACTGCTGCTTCCGGGGGCAAGTATGTCGGCTTTATCGGAGCCGGCGCGAGCAATACATTGCAGTTCAATAACGTTACCGTCCCTACGTCCGGCCAATACCGTATGGTTGTCACCTACGCAAACGGCGAGCTCGGATCAGGTGCATCCAACTATAACAGTAATATCGTGGATCGTTACGCCGATATTAGTGTCAACAATGGCAGTCCGCGTAAAGTATATTTCCGCAATACGCTAGGCTGGTCCAACTATCGTACTACTGTAGTGAACGTGAGTTTGAATGCAGGCAGCAATACGATCAAATTCTCTAACAGTTCTTCCGGTTATGCTCCCAATATCGACACCATCCAAATTGCGGCCCCTGTGACTTCCCAGTTTGATCCTAATGCCAATTATAAGCTGATCAACAAGAACAGCGGCAAATTGCTTGATGTGTATCAAGCTTCGGGTGCGGACGGTGCCAATGTTATTCAATCCACAGATAATGGAGGCTTAAACCAGAAATGGGGACTCGTCACCACAAGCGACGGATCCTATAAATTCGTGAATCGTAACAGCAGCAAGTTACTTGATGTATATGGACTTTCTACCGCCGACGGCGGAAATGCAGACCAATGGGCCGATAATGGCGGAGCCAATCAGCACTGGCAAATCGTTGATATAGGCGGGGGTTATTATAAACTCATCAATGTCAATAGTGTTAAACTTCTGGATGTTTACGGGGCTTCAACTGCTGATGGAGCTAATGTCAATCAATGGGCGGATAACGAC